The DNA sequence GCCGGCGGTGGAGTGGCCCGCGCCGGCGCCCGGTTCCGCCGACACCGGCGCCTGGCACCAGCCCCTGGGCGGCGGTGCGGAGGGGACGGCCGGGGCCGGTGTGCCCGTGTCCCCGGCGCAGTCCGCCGACGCGGCCGACCACGCCGGGCCGTCCGGGCAGTGGTCGGTGCCGGCCGCCCCGGCGACGGCGGGCGACACGCCCGACGCGTCGGGGGAGTACCGGGTGAACGCGTACCCGGGCGACGGGTTGACGCCGCGGCCCGGTACGGACGCCACGAACGTCACCGATACGGGCGAACAGGCGGTCAGTGGCGCGTGGGAGGTGGCGACCGACGTTCCGGGCGCCCCTGCCGCCGCTCCGCACGCGAACGGGCACCAGGGCCAGGACGCCCGCGATGCGCACAACGCTCACGACACTCACGACGCGCACAACACGCAGGACGCGTACGGCGGGTACCCGCGGCACGGGCTCGCCGCGCCACATGACGTCTCCGGTGCCGCCTCCGGCGCGGCCCCCGAGGCCGTCCCGCACGCCGACCCCCTCGCGCACGGCGCCGAGTCCGTACCGGCACACGGCGTGGAACAGCCGCACGCGTCCGCCGAGCACGGTGAGCATGGGGAGCACGGGGAGCGTGCGGCCGACGCCGCCGGCGACCCGGCGGAGGCGGGGCACGAGCCGCCCGCCGGGCGGGAGCCCGCCCCGGGACCGGACGCCGCCGCGTCCGTACCGCACGACGCGCCCGCCCCGCACGCCGCACCCGCACCCGTCGAGCACCTGCCTGAGGAAGGCGCCCCCGGCGCGCCTCACGAGCAGTTCGAACAGCCGGAGCAGCCCGGCCCGTTCGACGCGCCCGCCTCCCCGGACCCGTCCGACGCCTCCTCCGCCCCCCCGGAAGGCACCGACCCGGGCGTCCCCGCGGACCCGACGGACCCCGCCGACCTGCCCGCCCCCGCCGTGCCCTCTACGCCTTCCGCGCTCGACGAGCCGCAGGCGCCCGCCACCGAGCACCCCTGCGCCTCGTACGTGCTGCGCGTCAACGGCACCGACCGGCCGGTCACCGACGCGTGGATCGGCGAGTCCCTGCTCTACGTCCTGCGCGAGCGCCTCGGCCTGGCCGGCGCCAAGGACGGCTGCTCGCAGGGCGAGTGCGGCGCGTGCTCGGTGCAGGTGGACGGCCGGCTGGTGGCCTCCTGCCTGGTGCCCGCCGCGCTGACGGCCGGTTCGGAGGTGCGGACGGTCGAGGGGCTGGCCCAGGACGGGCGGCCGTCCGACGTGCAGCGCGCGCTCGCCGACTGCGGCGCCGTGCAGTGTGGCTTCTGCGTGCCCGGTCTGGCGATGACGGTCCACGACCTCCTGGAGGGCAACCACGCCCCCACCGAACTGGAGACCCGCCAGGCCATCTGCGGCAACCTCTGCCGCTGCTCGGGCTACCGGGGGGTTCTGGAGGCCGTCCGCCAGGTCGCCGACGAGCGCGCCGAGGCGGCCGCGGCGCTCGAAGAGGCCCAGCAGGCGCCCGGGGAACAGGACTCGGCGACGGGACGCATCCCGCACCAGACGGGGCCGCACGACGGCGGCAGTGGAAAGGCGACGGCATGACGGGGATGGGCGGCAGCGCCGGAGCGGGCGGCTCGGGAGGGCCGGACGACGTGACGGGCGTGCTCGGCGCCCTGGTCACCTCCTCCGTGACCGCGCCCGCGCCGGTCCCCGACGGACCCCCGCAGGGCATCGGCGTGTCCGTCCCGGCCGCCGACGCCGCGGCCAAGACGCAGGGCACCTTCCCGTACGCCGCCGACCTGTGGGCGGAGGGCCTGCTGTGGGCGGCGGTGCTGCGGTCCCCGCACCCGCACGCCCGGATCGTCTCCATCGACACCGCGACGGCCGCCGCCATGCCGGGCGTGCACGCCGTCGTCACCCACGCCGACGTGCCGGGCGACGCCGCGCACGGGCGGCGGGTCGCGGACCGCCCGGTGTTCGCGTCGGACGTGGTGCGCCACCACGGCGAGCCGATCGCCGCGGTCGCCGCCGATCACCCGGACACCGCGCGGCTCGCCGCCGCCGCCATCGCCGTCGAGTACGAGGTGCTGGAGCCGGTCACCGACCCCGAACTGGCCTTCTCCGCCGAGCCGCTGCACCCGGACGGCAACCTCATCCGCCACATCCCGCTGCGCTTCGGCGACCCCGAGATCACCGGCGAGGTGGTGGTCGAGGGGCTGTACCGGATCGGCCGGCAGGACCCGGCGCCCATCGGCGCGGAGGCCGGCCTCGCCGTGCCACGGCCGGACGGCGGCGTCGAGATCTACTGCGCCTCCACCGACCCGCACGCCGACCGCGACCTGGCCGCCGCCTGCTTCGCCCTCGAACCGGAACGCGTCAAGATCGTCGTCACCGGCGTGCCCGGCGCGATGGGCGACCGCGAGGACTCCGGCGTCCAGCTGCCGCTCGGCCTGCTCGCGCTGCGCACCGGCCACCCGGTGAAGCTCGCGGCGACCCGCGAGGAGTCGTTCCTCAGCCACGCCCACCGCCACCCGACGCTGCTGCGCTACCGCCACCACGCGGACGCGGAGGGCAAGCTGGTCAAGGTCGAGGCGCAGATCCTGATGGACGCCGGCGCCTACGCCGACTCCTCCGGCGACGCGCTCGCCGCCGCCGTCGCCTTCGCCTGCGGCCCGTACGTCGTCCCGCACGCCTTCGTCGAGGGCTGGGCCGTCCGCACCAACAACCCGCCGTCCGGGCATGTGCGCGGCGAGGGCGCGATGCAGGTCTGCGCCGCCTACGAGGGCCAGATGGACAAGCTGGCGGCGCGGCTCGGCATCGACCCCGCCGAGCTGCGCATGCGCAACATCATGGCGACGGGCGACATCCTGCCCACCGGCCAGACGGTCACCTGCCCGGCCCCCGTCGCCGAACTCCTCGCCGCCGTCCGAGACTTCCCCCTCCCCGCCCTGCCCAAGGACGATCCGGAGGAGGAGTGGCTGCTCCCCGGCGGCCTGGAGGGCGCCGGCGAACCGGGCGCCGTCCGGCGCGGCGTCGGCTACGGCGTCGGCATGGTCCACATGCTCGGCGCGGAGGGCGCGGACGAGGTGTCCACGGCGACGGTGAAGGTCAGCGGTTCCGTCGCGACCGTCATCTGCGCCGCCGTCGAGACCGGCCAGGGCTTCTCCACCCTCGCCCGGCAGATCGTCCAGGAGGTCCTGGGCATCACGGACGTGTACGTGGCCCCCGTCGACACCGACCAGCCGCCGTGCGGCCCGGCCGCCCACGGCCGCCACACCTGGGTCTCGGGCGGCGCGGTCGAGCGGGCCGCGCGCATGGTGCGCACCCAGCTCCTCCAGCCGCTGGCCGCCCAGTTCGGCATGTCCACCGAGCTGCTGACGATCGCCGACGGCAAGATCACCTCGTACGACGGCGTGCTCAGCACCACCGTCGCCGAGGCCCTCGACGGCAAGGAGCTCTGGGCCACCGCCCAGTGCCGCCCCCACCCCACCGAGCCGCTGGACGAGACCGGCCAGGGCGACGCCTTCGTCGGCATCGCCTTCTGCGCGGTACGGGCCGTGGTGGACGTCGACGTCGAACTCGGCTCCGTCCGCGTCGTCGAGATGGCCGTCGCCCAGGACGTCGGCCGCGTCCTCAACCCCGCCCAGGCACACGCCCGCATCGAGGCCGGCGTCACCCAGGGCCTCGGCGCGGCCCTCACCGAGAACCTCCGCACCTCGGCAGGCCAGGTCCGCCGCCCGGACTTCAGCGGCTACGCCCTGCCGACGTCCCTGGACGCCCCGGACATCCGCATCGTCAAGCTCGTCGAGGAACGCGACGTGGTCGCCCCCTTCGGCGCCAAGGCCATCAGCGCCGCCCCGGTCGTCACCTCCCCCGCCGCCATCGCCTCGGCCGTCCGCGCCGCCACCGGCCGCCCGGTCAACCGCCTCCCGATCCGGCCGCAGGCGGCGGTGGCGGTACCGACGGGGGCGTGACGGCGGGACGGGCGGAAGAGAGCCCGTCGGCACGGTTCACCGCCGCCGCTTTCGGACTTCCTTCCAGCGGCGGTACCGGCGTTCGTTCTTCTCGCTGTTGAGCAGCTCCTTCAGCCGTGGCGACAACTCGGGCAGCACGGCGCCCTGTTCTTGGGCGTCCAGCAGCCCCCGGACGTACGCGCGCGCCTGCTCCTCCAGCGGCCCCAGGCGATTCGACCGCCGGACCGCGAGCACCCACAGCCAGATCACGAGGGGCACGAGCAGCAGCGCCGCGTAGGCGGCGGGCACCCCTTCTGTGGACGCGTCCAGCGCTCCCAGGGCGGCGACAATGGCAAGCAGGCACCCTCCCTCGTCGTACCACTCGCCCTTGCCCGCGATCCGTTCGTAGTGAGCGACGGCTTCCGGCTTCGGCGGGATGAGATCGTCAAACGGCTCGGGCATGACTGCCTTTCGGCCACCGATGGTGGGCGGGGCGCGAGCGGGTGGTGCCGGTGTCAGCGCTGCTTCTTGCGGGTCTTTCTCGCAAGGTGTTCACGAACCTCTTTCTCTGCCCGATACATCTGCTGCAAAGCGGGGGACGGCTGCGGGATCCTTGCGCCTCTCTCCTCGGCGTCCACCAGGCGCCGCACGTAGTCGCGGGTCTCGCCGTACAAGGGCCGCAGACGAAAGGCGCGCCGGATGGCGAGGGCCCACAGCCACATGACGGCAGGGACGAGCAGGAGGGCCGCATAACCTGCCCGGAAGTCGCTGCTGAAGCCGACCAGGGCTCCTACGAGGGGGAAAATGGCGAGAGTACAACCTGCTTCGTCGTACCATCCGCCCTTGCCGGCGATCCGCTCATAGTCAACGACGGTTTTTGATTTACGCGGGGCCTGGTCGAATTGCTCTGGCATGGGCACCTCTCAAGCCTTCTTGACCGACCGACGGTAACCCGCGGGCGCCCCCGCCGGTCTCCGGCAAGGGCCGAGCACCTTGACGAGAAGTCGCTGATCGGCAGGGAATGGGGTCAGGCCAAGGCGGTAGCCCGCAGCGTGCACCGCTGAGAAAGAAGGGTCTGCCGTCGTCAATGAGGGAGTCCGGTTCCATCCGTGAGCCAGTAGAGCGGTCTCGGCGCGCCGCATTGCCTCGGTGGGGCTGTCGGAGATTGTCGCACTGCGCACGGACCACTCGTGCAGGAGAGAACATGGAGCAGCGTTCCCTACCGCTCGGCAGTCGGGGCAGACAACCTGGCTCAATCGGTTCTCAGGGCTGACCGATCCATGCATCGCCAAGGCGTCCAAAACATTGCTGGAATGCTCGTATATCTCTTGTGTGGAAGCGGTGGGACTACCCCCGCCAGGGCGGAACGCCTGGGACGGTGTCGTGAGGAATAGTAGGTCGTCCTCGCTTGACCAGTTCATGGTTTGAACAACACTGGCGAACAGTTCGGAATAGAAATCCCAGTCGTCCATGGCCGGAGTCGTGAGTTCCAGTACTATCACCTCTGAGCCCTCGGGTGAGGGGGTGTAGACCTGGATCACTCCCTTGACCATTTCGACCGGGAAGCCGGTGCCCGAAAACTCCGAAGGGACCAGGAACGGTTCATCTCCTATGCGTACGACGACTCTGCCGCAGGGGAGGTCGGTGCACCGTATGTCATCCTGCGGATAGGCTTCCCTGAGGGCGGACGCCGTCTGACCGAGGAGATCTGTGGCCGTGTAGCCCTCAAGCGAGAGTCGGTACATCGCCAAGGAAGCGGTGCTCTGCCTCTCTCCGTCCATATCGAGTGCGCAGAAGGCCGCGTACTCGGCTCCTGCCTCAATGAAGTCCTCAAGAAGGCACCCGTAGGCCACGCACAACCGGAGTCTCTCCTCATCGGTGCCGGATGGCAGAAGTCTCTCGGCCATGTAGTAGAGCCGGTCGGCTGCTTCTTCGGCATCCACGGAGTCCAGCGGAAGAGGGTGGAAGAAGGCGGGGGGAAGCCAGGTAATGTAGAGGTCGCTGCGAGCAGTGGTGTCTGCGGAGGTTTTCATCTGCTTAATCAGCTGGCCAGGGCCTGATGGAATGCGGTGGGCGTACCTCTTCTGCCGGTGTAAGGAGCAGGTGCTTGGGTTAGGGGTTCTCTTTCGTGGTGGCTGGAACTTTCACCATGGGTGATCAATTTCTCCAGGCCGTGTACGGTGGTCAGGGCCTTTATCGGGCCGGTGACCATTTCAGGGGAGATCCGGGCTTCCCCGGGCTTCCCGATTATTTGTTTCCCGGACTTTCCGCTGAATCGATTCACGACATTGCTGATCCCCTTCGTGCTGATGGGGTTAGTAAAACCTTCCAGGAACCCTGTTCGTGCCTCCTTCGCTCCGTTCAGCAACTTGCCGCCCTTGGCGCCTGCTTTTATTCCTTGAACGAGTCCCTTGCCTGCACCGAAGGAGGGAAAGAGTCCCAAGCTGTCCATTCCCATTTTGGTGAAAGCTGTCTTTTTGTCGATGAGTCCGCGCTGCCAGGCCATGTAATGCCCTGCCGCTGCCGCGCTTGCGCAGGCGACGGACAAGCCGCCCAGGACGGCGCCTGCGGGTGGGAACACGCTGGCCACGATGGCCGCCAAGGCCAATGCGCTTGACAGCGTGGAAAACAGATCCGCGTGCTTGACGAGGAAGTTCTTGAACCCCTTCCACGCCTTGTTGAGGCCGCCCGATATCCGCTCCCACACACTGATGTCCGGCGGGTGGTTCTTGGCGGCCTCGCGTATCGCCTTGGCCGCTTCTTCCGAGTGCCGTTCCCACTTCTCCCGCAGGCGCTCGGCCTCGGCGATGATCAGGTCGAGTGCGTGCACGGCTTTGGCGGCGTCTGAGGCTGCCTTGCTGCTGTCGCTGGTCAGCTTGTCGGCCTCGGCCTTGGAGATCTGCAC is a window from the Streptomyces mobaraensis genome containing:
- a CDS encoding WXG100 family type VII secretion target, with protein sequence MSDSAWPGLGFNPAKGSVKTTEWLAHDVGRVADELEELHGLVEQIGKSDKVWKGEAATAFRGQLGKLPTYLQQGSKSMHDCSRALKQWRENLHAHQETAKRLESDAVAARSKVKETVEASKLINQKIDDINHNHVQISKAEADKLTSDSSKAASDAAKAVHALDLIIAEAERLREKWERHSEEAAKAIREAAKNHPPDISVWERISGGLNKAWKGFKNFLVKHADLFSTLSSALALAAIVASVFPPAGAVLGGLSVACASAAAAGHYMAWQRGLIDKKTAFTKMGMDSLGLFPSFGAGKGLVQGIKAGAKGGKLLNGAKEARTGFLEGFTNPISTKGISNVVNRFSGKSGKQIIGKPGEARISPEMVTGPIKALTTVHGLEKLITHGESSSHHEREPLTQAPAPYTGRRGTPTAFHQALAS
- a CDS encoding 2Fe-2S iron-sulfur cluster-binding protein is translated as MSDDQQRHARTPVEGGWQPMPRGAEIDAEGTAFVQLPPELLAHPGTGADTGWAPLAAPGTGYAPPAAASSWDAVPQYPAGGQEHPGGAGGGYGQGGQQAGAQHQPGVQQPGVHQPGVQQQSGVQQSGVQHSVPHQSVAHHQQHQQAGPQPHQGASVPQQAGARPGDAGRAAQPEHDDWPAGPYVSGMVDGPAEWTEPEDAYGPGPGATDTYGSGVPGADARGGGVHGADVHGGGVHGADVHGGGVHGADVHGGGVHGADVHGGDVHSADVHGGEAYGAESYAADAYGPGGTYGSGVPAAGGPGGFQAPAAPGAAGGPDGSGGLQDTAQWPLPYPPGVEPDAAAQSGSTGQWSVPAAGDDPVDESGEYALHAAPRGAGAAPATARPAVEWPAPAPGSADTGAWHQPLGGGAEGTAGAGVPVSPAQSADAADHAGPSGQWSVPAAPATAGDTPDASGEYRVNAYPGDGLTPRPGTDATNVTDTGEQAVSGAWEVATDVPGAPAAAPHANGHQGQDARDAHNAHDTHDAHNTQDAYGGYPRHGLAAPHDVSGAASGAAPEAVPHADPLAHGAESVPAHGVEQPHASAEHGEHGEHGERAADAAGDPAEAGHEPPAGREPAPGPDAAASVPHDAPAPHAAPAPVEHLPEEGAPGAPHEQFEQPEQPGPFDAPASPDPSDASSAPPEGTDPGVPADPTDPADLPAPAVPSTPSALDEPQAPATEHPCASYVLRVNGTDRPVTDAWIGESLLYVLRERLGLAGAKDGCSQGECGACSVQVDGRLVASCLVPAALTAGSEVRTVEGLAQDGRPSDVQRALADCGAVQCGFCVPGLAMTVHDLLEGNHAPTELETRQAICGNLCRCSGYRGVLEAVRQVADERAEAAAALEEAQQAPGEQDSATGRIPHQTGPHDGGSGKATA
- a CDS encoding xanthine dehydrogenase family protein molybdopterin-binding subunit, which produces MGGSAGAGGSGGPDDVTGVLGALVTSSVTAPAPVPDGPPQGIGVSVPAADAAAKTQGTFPYAADLWAEGLLWAAVLRSPHPHARIVSIDTATAAAMPGVHAVVTHADVPGDAAHGRRVADRPVFASDVVRHHGEPIAAVAADHPDTARLAAAAIAVEYEVLEPVTDPELAFSAEPLHPDGNLIRHIPLRFGDPEITGEVVVEGLYRIGRQDPAPIGAEAGLAVPRPDGGVEIYCASTDPHADRDLAAACFALEPERVKIVVTGVPGAMGDREDSGVQLPLGLLALRTGHPVKLAATREESFLSHAHRHPTLLRYRHHADAEGKLVKVEAQILMDAGAYADSSGDALAAAVAFACGPYVVPHAFVEGWAVRTNNPPSGHVRGEGAMQVCAAYEGQMDKLAARLGIDPAELRMRNIMATGDILPTGQTVTCPAPVAELLAAVRDFPLPALPKDDPEEEWLLPGGLEGAGEPGAVRRGVGYGVGMVHMLGAEGADEVSTATVKVSGSVATVICAAVETGQGFSTLARQIVQEVLGITDVYVAPVDTDQPPCGPAAHGRHTWVSGGAVERAARMVRTQLLQPLAAQFGMSTELLTIADGKITSYDGVLSTTVAEALDGKELWATAQCRPHPTEPLDETGQGDAFVGIAFCAVRAVVDVDVELGSVRVVEMAVAQDVGRVLNPAQAHARIEAGVTQGLGAALTENLRTSAGQVRRPDFSGYALPTSLDAPDIRIVKLVEERDVVAPFGAKAISAAPVVTSPAAIASAVRAATGRPVNRLPIRPQAAVAVPTGA